The Bremerella cremea sequence GAATACAACACCGCGTGCGGGAATACGCCGCGAGCCGGTTTTTGGCTGTCTAAACCTCCCGGCACCTGCCGGCAGCTCCGTCAATGCTTGATGGAGGCGAAAATGACGGATCTAAAAGAGGTGACCGAATTTGATCGGCAGGTCGGTTTACGGCTGCTTGAGATTCGTGAGCGTCGCGGAATCTCCGAGGAAAAAATCGCTATGCTGCTGTATCCGGACGTGACGGTCCACGATCTTCGCGACTACGAACGGGGTCTAAAGTCCATTTCCCTTTCGCTGCTGCCTCGTCTCGCGGAAGCCTTGGGAGTTCCCCTATTCGTTTTCTTTCCCGAGGTTCCGGTTGTGAGCCCGGCTGATTGGTGCCTTCTCCACGATTATCGACGACTCGATGAAACAAGCAGAACGGGCATCCGTCGTTGGATTGCTTTTCTTTTGGCCGACATTTCGCCAGTGGACTGATCTC is a genomic window containing:
- a CDS encoding helix-turn-helix domain-containing protein, with the protein product MTDLKEVTEFDRQVGLRLLEIRERRGISEEKIAMLLYPDVTVHDLRDYERGLKSISLSLLPRLAEALGVPLFVFFPEVPVVSPADWCLLHDYRRLDETSRTGIRRWIAFLLADISPVD